A stretch of DNA from Rhodoluna sp. KAS3:
AAACGACGCATCTTTGGGTTCCAACGACGGGTCTGGTGCCCGAAGTGAACGCCGCTGTCGAGCAGCTGGCGAATTGTTACTACTGCCATGAGCAGTCTCCTTTTTTGGCGCGCAAAGGCGCCACTCAGTTGTCTGTTCGAGCGGTTGCCCGAAACACCTGGTGCCGGATCCTTCTCGCCAAATTGCTTTGGACTGAGTGAGAAGTAAATCTGATTCGGCACGCGAAGTCGGCAAGCGTAAACACCCTTCAAAAAAAATGAGGAATGTCGCGAGCCTGCCGCTTCGATAATTCTAACAGTCGAGGGGCCGAGTTATCCACCATTTAGCAGTGATTTATTGGGCAAGAGAGGCAAAGCCTCAAAGTGGAAACATGAGATGGGTCACCTTCGCGCTTTCCCTGCTGCTTAGCAGCGTAATTCCGTTTGGCATAGCTCGAGGCGAAGGCCCAGAGTGGTCCTTGCCGTTCGAGGATAGCGACACAGGAACCAGTACCGTTACTGGCAAAGGATTGCAATTGATCAATCACTACCGCCAACCAAATAGCGAATACTCCGCTGGCCACAGAGGAGTGGACTATCGGGTCTCGTTAAACCAGACCGTATTAGCACCGGCGGATGGTCAAGTTAGATTTGTCGGCGTGGTCGTTGACCGCCCACTTTTGACTCTCAGCCATCCTGGCGGAGAAATTACCGAGTTTGAACCGCTCTGCACCGATCTAAAAGTCGGAGATTTAGTGAGAAGGCAAGATCCAATCGGATGGGTGTGCGATGCCAAACCTTCTTATCGGCAACACTGTCAAGACGTTCGATGCCTGCATTTCTCTCTGCGAAAAAACGATTGGTATCTGTCGCCACTGGCTTTGATTGGCGGCCTGAATCCAAGCCGATTGCTACCCACCAATGACTGAAATCAAGCCCGAGGGTGAGCGTTTTTGTAACTGTCCTTGAGTCGTTCTACAGACACATGGGTATAAATCTGCGTGGTTCCCAAGCTTGAGTGTCCAAGGAATTCTTGCACCGCCCGAAGGTCAGCTCCCCCATCAAGAAGGTGAGTTGCTGCACTGTGCCTCAATGAATGTGGGCCCGCAGATCCGGTTGGAGTGCCTCCTAGTAGTTTTGCCACCAGGGCGTAAACCTGTCTGACTCCAAGCCGGCGGCCTCTTGAATTTAGCAGCAGCGCTGTGGCGCTGGACTCATTTGCCAACTGTCCTCGACCAGCGCGAATCCAGAGGTCAAGGGCTTCCGCTGCCGGCAGGCCGTAGGGAACCATTCGCTGCTTTGACCCTTTACCTGTCACTCTTAGAAGCCTTCGGTCGTAGTCAACATCCTCCAGGTTCAAACCAACCAACTCGCTTACACGAGCACCAGTGGCATAAAGCATTTCGATAACTAGTAGGTCCCTCAACCCCTGAGGGTTATCGATTACCGCCAGCGGCCTCAGGTGTTCAAAAATCATTTCGAGGCTCTCGCGCGAAACCACTGTTGGAAGAGACCGCGAAGCCTTCGGAGATCGCAGCCGCTGACCAGGGTCCGAGTTTGAGATACCCGCCTGGTGCAACCACGATGTGAACGACCTGATGGCTGCGCTCTTCCTGGCCAAGGTGGTCTTACTGAGACCGCGCTGATTTAGGTGCCACAGGAAATCTCGGATGAGTTCGAGGTCTAAGTCAGCGGGGCGGTTTAGGCCCCGAGCCTCACCGAAAGCTAAAAGTTCGGATATGTCGGACAGGTAAGCCCGCGTGGTATTCGGCGAGCGCCCCCGACCTGAACCCAAATGGGTTTCAAATTTATCCAGGGTATGCACAAAGGCTTCGTTCACAATCAAAGGTTAGTTTGCACTTGACGCCAATCGGAACCGCGGCGCTCAACGAGTCCGGCTAATTCAAGTTGAGCTAAACCAAATTTCGCTTCGTTGCGAGTGAGGCCTGCCTCTCGGCAAATAATTTCAAGGGATTCTTGGCCGAACCCAATTGCATCAAGGACCCGCGTTTCAATCGCTCCAAGACCCGCTATCGGCTGATCCACTTCAAAGGCCCCGCTGATTGGAAGTAGTTCCCTGAGGCTGGCCGTGCCGCTCACCAATGATGCCTGCCCGGCCTCAATAAGTTGATTGCACCCCGCTGACTTTGGAGAGTATATTGGCCCCGGCACCGCACCCACCGTGCGGTTTAGCGCCAGGGCATGGCGGGCTGTGCTGAGGGCCCCAGATCTCCAGTTGGCCTCGGTAACCAAGGTTGCGTGCCCAAGTGCAGCAATCAACCGATTGCGCTGCAAAAAGCGCCACTTGCTCGGAGCCGAACCTGGAGGTAATTCGCCAACAACCGCACCCTCTGAGCAAATCCGCTCCAACAGAAGGCGGTTTGCGCTTGGATACAACCGGTCTACCCCTCCAGCTAGCACGGCGATGGTCCCTGGCTCCGACGCAAGCGCAGCTTGATGGGCAACAGCGTCAACCCCCAGAGCCCCTCCCGATACGATTACCGCACCCAGCTGACTTGCGGTGTAAGTGAGTTCGGCTGTAACTCTGCGACCATATTCGGTCACTCCCCTGGATCCAACAATGGCCAGACTTAGGTTTGAACCGAGCAGGTCGGTGCGACCTCTAACCCAGAGCGCAAAAGGGGCAAAACTTCCGAGGTCAGCAAGACCGTTTGCCCATATCCCCTCATCTGGAACCAAGAGGCTTCCTCCGGCCGAGCGGATGTATTCAAGAGCTCTAAAAACAGCCTGGGAGCTCAGCCTTTGACTCCATCTCGCACGAGCGTCATCCAGGTATTTTTGACCGTTTTCAAAGTTCGGCAGTGTATGCAGCGAGAACCCCACCTGATTCAAACTGCGCTCAACGGAGTTGGATTCGAGTCCGGCAATCAGTAATTCAAGAGCCCTGACCGGCCCAAGAATAGACACCAGACAACCAGCGAAACCATCCCCCGGCTCGCAAATTGTGCTCCACGCGGCTCGAGCAAAGATGTCAAAATTGGCCGAGCGGTCCGTAGCCATCCCGCCAAGGGCTAAATCGACCTCTTTTGGGTTCATCCGCAAGGTTGTATCGGTGGCCATCAGGCAGCCTCCAACGGATTATCGCCGCCACGCAGGATCAACGCTTCGCAGATGTTTTCGACGGTTGGTGAATGGTTGCCGGCCAGGTCGGCAATGGTCCAAGCCAACCGCACGCAACGGTCGTAACCTCGCATGCTCAGCGAACCCCGCTCAAGAGCACGGTCGAGTTCTTTAGTGACTGCCCGTCCTAGTTTTAGTTGCCTCCTGAGGTAAGGCCCAGGCACCTGCGCGTTTAGTTTCCAAGGTGTACCTACAAGCCTTGATTCAGCTGCCGCTCGAGCCTGTGAAACCTTGGCCCGCAGTTCGGCAGAACTTTCGCGAGGAATGGCCGAATCTCGATGAAGCGCTATCTCTGCCGAACTAACTGGCAAAAGCGGGAGGCGAATGTCGATACGGTCCAGCAGCGGACTTGAAAGTTTGGATGCGTATCGGTGCTTTTGGAGATAGCTGCAGGTGCACTGCGCGCCCTTACCAAAGCCTCGACCGCAAGGGCATGGGTTAGCCGCCATGACCAATTGAAAACGAGCCGGGAACCTAGCCGTGCCGGCAGAGCGATTGATCATTACCTCGCCGGACTCAAGTGGTTGCCGCAATGCCTCGAGCACCGGAAGCATAAATTCAGGTGCCTCATCCAGAAAAAGGACGCCGTGGTTTGCCAAAGAAATCAAACCAGGCCGAGGAAGTCCGACACCTCCTCCGACCAGTGAAGCCACCGAGGCGCTGTGATGAGGCGACTCGAATGGTGGCCGCCGGATCAAGCTAGTAGCACGAACTTCAGGGGTTGCTGCTGAAATTGAATGAACCGCTGTGGTCTCTAATGCAGCCTCAAGCTCTAGATCGGGCAACAAAGTTGGTAGGCGCTCGGCCAGCATGGTTTTACCAGCACCGGGTGGCCCAACCATGAGCATGTGGTGACCTCCAGCGGCCGCCACGGTCAGAGCCTCGACAGCAGAATCCTGACCGACCACATCTGAAATATCCACACCACTTTCATGCATAGACTCCACCATGGGCTGCACCTCAAAGGTTTGCGCCAAAGAAACATCGTCTGTACGAACCTCAGCTCCATGGATAGCAGCAACCTGCCTCAGGTGCTCGACACCGGTTACCTCAATGCCATCGATAAGGCTGGCCTCAGCAAAGTTCACCTGGGGAACAAAGGCTCGGGTGCAACCGGCTGCCTTAGCCGCCAGCAGCGCCGGCAACACTCCTCGAACACCACGAATCAAGCCATCCAGGCCAAGCTCACCTAAGAAAATTTGCCCCGGATTTATAGACACCTTTAGGTTTGCAGCCAAAATAGCCATCGCGATGGCTAGGTCAAAACTTGCGCCATACTTGGGCACTGAGGCTGGCGAAAGATTGACCGTGACTCGACGCACAGGCATTTCTAGGCCACTGTTCTGGATGGCCGAGCGGACTCTATCTTTGGCCTCGCTCAGCGAAGCATCGGGCAAACCGACCAACACAAACGAGGGCAGATTACTTGAAATTTCAGCTTCAATTTCAACCAGGGTGCCGGCTAAACCGAGCAAACTGATGGCAAAAGTTTTTGCAACTGGCATCAGAACACCTGCTTTAGGTGTTCGATTGCGACTTTGCCCTGATTGACCAGCACCGCTATTGCATCAAGCCTTACCTTGACACCAGAAACCTCGTGGTCTCGGCACCATTCGGCAACTAGTTTGCGCATGCGCGAAACTTTGAGCGGAGTGATTGCCTCAAAAGGATGTCCGAAACCCGAGCCATTTCTGGTCTTGACCTCGACAAAAACGTATCGCCCCTTTTCTAGAGCCACCAGATCTATTTCACCGCTGGCGCCTCGCCAATTGCGATCTACTATTTCGTAACCGCGGTCGGTGAGAAATTGCGAGGCGCGGTCTTCGCCGTATCTACCCAAGAGTTGTTTTTGATTCACCCAAACAGACTGCCCCGGTTAAATAAAAGATGGTCACCGCAGTGACCATCTGTGTAAAAGGGTGCCCAAATCTAGGCTGTGGATTTACTCGCCGACCGCAAGTTCTTTAGGCAGATCAAATGCTGCACCAGTGAGTTCTTCAACGTTCACGTCTTTGAAGGTCAGCACACGAACACTCTTAACGAAGCGATCCGAGCGGTATATATCCCAGACCCAAACGTCTTTCATGTTCAACTCAAAGTAGAAATCGGTTCCAGCATCAACACGTTGCAGGTCAACCTCGTTGGCCAAATAAAAGCGGCGCTCAGTTTCGATTACGTACTTGAAGGTTCCAACGATGTCGCGATACTCCCGATACAAAGCCAATTCAGCTTCGCGGTCGTAGTCCTCAAACTCGTTTTCTTCCATAACTAAAGTCTATTCACCAATGCCCTCGAGCTGCCCATCAGCCAAAATCTTTGTCAACCAGGTGTGCCTGTGATGCACCGAGGGGCCAAGCGTGCGAATTGCGTCAATGTGAGCCCCCGAGGCATATCCCTTGTGGCCTTCGAAGAGGTATCCCGGTGTCTCATTGGCCAGCCGAATCATGAAATTGTCTCGTTGAACCTTTGAAATCACCGATGCGGCTGCGACCGATACACAGTCTCGGTCGGCTTTGGTTTGAACTACGACTGGTATTCCACTGGCCATAGCTCCCAACCAGTTATGTGAACCATCAAGGATTATTGTGGCTCCGTCTTGAACAATTTCGGCACGCAGGTGTGCATCGGCAAGAAGATCATCCAGAGCCATTGCGCCGGCCTTTGCCAAGGCCGCGATGATTCCGTGTGAATCAATTTCTGCCGCGGAAACCATACCAACAGCTGATCCGACCACCCATTCGGTTACTGGACCCACAATTTGATTCCGAATCTTTTCACTGATTAGTTTCGAATCGCACAGCTGCTCAGGCCACGGCGTGCTTGCACGGGGGCCTGAACGGTCGATCAGCGCGACGCCAACTGCAACTGGTCCGGCTATGGCGCCGCGACCAACTTCATCCATGCCGATTACAAACCGCGAACCACTGGCCCACAGTTCTTGTTCTCGACTAAGGGTTGGGAACGTCTTTGAAGACATCTGGAAAATTATCCAAGTATTGCCAGTTTTCAAATGGCCAGCTGACCACAAAAGCGCGACCTACGACGAAGTCTTTAGAGACAAAACCCTTGCTCGGTAGGTCACCGTGGAAGCGAGAATCCTGGCTGTTATCACGGTTATCACCCATGACCCATACCGAGCCCTCTGGAACAACTACGTCAAAGTCAATCAGCGAAGGTTCAGAGCCTGGGGCTATGTAGGTTTCATCAATGGCAACCCCATTGACTGTGAGTTTTCCATCAACGTCACAGCAAACCACGTGGTCACCAGGCAATCCGATGACCCGCTTTACCAAGTGTTGACTGCTATCAGGCGCGGTCAATCCAAAAGCTGACAGGAACCACTCGATGCCCGAAGCAACCGGATCTTTTTCAACTTCAATGGGAGAACCAAGCCAGCCACCTGGGTCCTTGAACACGACCACATCTCCGCGCTGAAGCGGAATCAGATCGGGAACTAATTCATTCACGATGATTCGGTCATCGATCTGCAGGGTCTCGAGCATTGAGCCCGAAGGAATGAAAAACGAACGAATTAGGAATGTCTTGATTAACAAAGAAAGCACCAACGCAAACCCAACAATCACGACCAAATCGATCAGGAAGGAGACGAAAACGTTCTTCCGGAACCGCTTCAATTTCGATTGATAGAAGTTGCGTGGTGCTTTTCTTTGCGGGCTTTCAAACTGCCCGAGGTCTGTCATACGTAGAGCGTATTAGATGTTGTCGCGCTTTTCAGCAATCTTTGCCTTCTTACCGCGAAGGTCGCGCAAGAAGTAAAGCTTCGCACGGCGAACGTCACCGCGGGTTACGACTTCGATCTTCTCAAGTACTGGTGAGTGCACTGGGAAAGTACGCTCTACACCAACTTGGAAAGAAACTTTACGAACGGTGAAGGTCTCGCGAACTGACTCGCCTGAGCGGCGGATAACGATGCCCTGGAAAACCTGGACACGGCTGCGGTTACCTTCGATGATGTTTACGTGAACCTTGACGGTGTCACCAACACGGAAAGCTGGGATGTCTGAACGTAGCGACGCTGCGTCTACTGAATCAAGAATGTGCATTTTGAATCACTCTCTGTTACTGCACGCAGGTCAACAACGGGTTAGGTTTCGATTTGTTGTCCTTTTAGCCAAACTCCCCTGCGGCAGAGCATCATGTGGCAAACAACTTTTCTAGTTTAGCCTGAACCCGGCGAACAAGCAAAGGTAGGGGTTATTTATCCAGCAGGTCTGGCCGCACCCGGCGCGTACGTTCGATTTGTTGTTCGCGTCGCCACGCGGCAATTGCCGCGTGATTTCCGCTGGTCAAAACCTCAGGCACGTCAAAACCTCGCCAAGACGCGGGCTTGGTGTAACTCGGGTATTCCAAAAGACCGTCAGAGTGAGATTCCTCAATCAGGCTCTCGGCATTTCCAATCACGCCAGGAATCAGGCGGACTATGGCTTCAGTCATTGCTATCGCAGCAACCTCACCGCCGTTCAACACGTAGTCACCCAAGCTAATCAGTCGAACTTTGGCTTTTGTAGCGGCGTAGTCGACGACACGTTGGTCAATGCCTTCGTAGCGTCCGCAGGCAAAAACAATCTGCTTTTCCTTAGCAAGCTCATAAGCGGTGGCCTGCTTAAACTGCTCTCCCGCAGGGGAGGTAAAAATTACGGTGCAGTCGCCATCGGCCGGAAGAATCGCATCGAGCGCCTCACCCCAAGGCTCGGGCTTCATCAGCATTCCGGCTCCGCCACCGTACGGGCTGTCATCGACGGTGCGGTGCTTGTCATGGGTATAGTCGCGCAGGTCATGTGCGGTGAATTCAATCAGATTCTTTTCACGGGCCTTACCCAGCAGTGAAAGATCCAGTGCATTGAAGTAGTCAGGAAAAATCGTGACGGCATCGATGCGCATTTTTAGGCCTCTGAAAGCTCTTCGAAGAGTCCGCCAGGAGGAGTTACAACCACTTCACCGGCTTTTACATCCACGGTCGGCACGAAGGCCTTGATGAAAGGTAGAAGAACCTCACCGGCCTCGGTCTTGATTGCCAGGCAGTCCTGGGCTGGCAGGTGATCAACACGGATTACCTGACCGATCAGTGCACCATCTCTGATGACCTTAAGGCCAATCAATTGGTGGTCGTACCAGGCATCTGGCTCTTCAGGTAGAACCTCTACATCGGCATCAACCAGCAGGATTGCCTTGATCAGAGTCTCAGCAGCGGTGCGGTCTTCGGCCTCATTTAGGAATAGGACCGGTGCTTGG
This window harbors:
- the rplS gene encoding 50S ribosomal protein L19 translates to MHILDSVDAASLRSDIPAFRVGDTVKVHVNIIEGNRSRVQVFQGIVIRRSGESVRETFTVRKVSFQVGVERTFPVHSPVLEKIEVVTRGDVRRAKLYFLRDLRGKKAKIAEKRDNI
- the rimM gene encoding ribosome maturation factor RimM (Essential for efficient processing of 16S rRNA) — translated: MSSKTTLRVGRLVKAHGLKGAFKLELYTDSPDVRFAPGAVLKLQVPDSSPWFGKTVTVKELRYYNQAPVLFLNEAEDRTAAETLIKAILLVDADVEVLPEEPDAWYDHQLIGLKVIRDGALIGQVIRVDHLPAQDCLAIKTEAGEVLLPFIKAFVPTVDVKAGEVVVTPPGGLFEELSEA
- the lepB gene encoding signal peptidase I — its product is MKRFRKNVFVSFLIDLVVIVGFALVLSLLIKTFLIRSFFIPSGSMLETLQIDDRIIVNELVPDLIPLQRGDVVVFKDPGGWLGSPIEVEKDPVASGIEWFLSAFGLTAPDSSQHLVKRVIGLPGDHVVCCDVDGKLTVNGVAIDETYIAPGSEPSLIDFDVVVPEGSVWVMGDNRDNSQDSRFHGDLPSKGFVSKDFVVGRAFVVSWPFENWQYLDNFPDVFKDVPNP
- a CDS encoding ribonuclease HII codes for the protein MSSKTFPTLSREQELWASGSRFVIGMDEVGRGAIAGPVAVGVALIDRSGPRASTPWPEQLCDSKLISEKIRNQIVGPVTEWVVGSAVGMVSAAEIDSHGIIAALAKAGAMALDDLLADAHLRAEIVQDGATIILDGSHNWLGAMASGIPVVVQTKADRDCVSVAAASVISKVQRDNFMIRLANETPGYLFEGHKGYASGAHIDAIRTLGPSVHHRHTWLTKILADGQLEGIGE
- a CDS encoding DUF2469 domain-containing protein, whose product is MEENEFEDYDREAELALYREYRDIVGTFKYVIETERRFYLANEVDLQRVDAGTDFYFELNMKDVWVWDIYRSDRFVKSVRVLTFKDVNVEELTGAAFDLPKELAVGE
- a CDS encoding M23 family metallopeptidase codes for the protein MIYWAREAKPQSGNMRWVTFALSLLLSSVIPFGIARGEGPEWSLPFEDSDTGTSTVTGKGLQLINHYRQPNSEYSAGHRGVDYRVSLNQTVLAPADGQVRFVGVVVDRPLLTLSHPGGEITEFEPLCTDLKVGDLVRRQDPIGWVCDAKPSYRQHCQDVRCLHFSLRKNDWYLSPLALIGGLNPSRLLPTND
- a CDS encoding YraN family protein; its protein translation is MNQKQLLGRYGEDRASQFLTDRGYEIVDRNWRGASGEIDLVALEKGRYVFVEVKTRNGSGFGHPFEAITPLKVSRMRKLVAEWCRDHEVSGVKVRLDAIAVLVNQGKVAIEHLKQVF
- a CDS encoding YifB family Mg chelatase-like AAA ATPase is translated as MPVAKTFAISLLGLAGTLVEIEAEISSNLPSFVLVGLPDASLSEAKDRVRSAIQNSGLEMPVRRVTVNLSPASVPKYGASFDLAIAMAILAANLKVSINPGQIFLGELGLDGLIRGVRGVLPALLAAKAAGCTRAFVPQVNFAEASLIDGIEVTGVEHLRQVAAIHGAEVRTDDVSLAQTFEVQPMVESMHESGVDISDVVGQDSAVEALTVAAAGGHHMLMVGPPGAGKTMLAERLPTLLPDLELEAALETTAVHSISAATPEVRATSLIRRPPFESPHHSASVASLVGGGVGLPRPGLISLANHGVLFLDEAPEFMLPVLEALRQPLESGEVMINRSAGTARFPARFQLVMAANPCPCGRGFGKGAQCTCSYLQKHRYASKLSSPLLDRIDIRLPLLPVSSAEIALHRDSAIPRESSAELRAKVSQARAAAESRLVGTPWKLNAQVPGPYLRRQLKLGRAVTKELDRALERGSLSMRGYDRCVRLAWTIADLAGNHSPTVENICEALILRGGDNPLEAA
- a CDS encoding tyrosine-type recombinase/integrase is translated as MIFEHLRPLAVIDNPQGLRDLLVIEMLYATGARVSELVGLNLEDVDYDRRLLRVTGKGSKQRMVPYGLPAAEALDLWIRAGRGQLANESSATALLLNSRGRRLGVRQVYALVAKLLGGTPTGSAGPHSLRHSAATHLLDGGADLRAVQEFLGHSSLGTTQIYTHVSVERLKDSYKNAHPRA
- the trmD gene encoding tRNA (guanosine(37)-N1)-methyltransferase TrmD gives rise to the protein MRIDAVTIFPDYFNALDLSLLGKAREKNLIEFTAHDLRDYTHDKHRTVDDSPYGGGAGMLMKPEPWGEALDAILPADGDCTVIFTSPAGEQFKQATAYELAKEKQIVFACGRYEGIDQRVVDYAATKAKVRLISLGDYVLNGGEVAAIAMTEAIVRLIPGVIGNAESLIEESHSDGLLEYPSYTKPASWRGFDVPEVLTSGNHAAIAAWRREQQIERTRRVRPDLLDK
- the dprA gene encoding DNA-processing protein DprA: MATDTTLRMNPKEVDLALGGMATDRSANFDIFARAAWSTICEPGDGFAGCLVSILGPVRALELLIAGLESNSVERSLNQVGFSLHTLPNFENGQKYLDDARARWSQRLSSQAVFRALEYIRSAGGSLLVPDEGIWANGLADLGSFAPFALWVRGRTDLLGSNLSLAIVGSRGVTEYGRRVTAELTYTASQLGAVIVSGGALGVDAVAHQAALASEPGTIAVLAGGVDRLYPSANRLLLERICSEGAVVGELPPGSAPSKWRFLQRNRLIAALGHATLVTEANWRSGALSTARHALALNRTVGAVPGPIYSPKSAGCNQLIEAGQASLVSGTASLRELLPISGAFEVDQPIAGLGAIETRVLDAIGFGQESLEIICREAGLTRNEAKFGLAQLELAGLVERRGSDWRQVQTNL